ACACGAATTCTCGCATGAGATGAACTCACCTTATAACATGTCTCATATATAggttaaatagtccaataatcaaattattagcACATAAACTTCTTTTTTAGATATCATCTAACTATGAGATGTACCTAGCTCATATATGGCTTAAATTAATACAACATATAAAAACCTTTTATTTTAAGGTCCAGACTAAAATAAGATTTCTCACAAAAATAACTCTTTATAAAATACCAATTTGACAATTTTTCTTAAGTTTCCCATTGATAATTTTCATACGagagagggagtattatatcctataaaatcaaatatactTCTCTTTCTCATTCACTTTTTCTAGCTCCTTCTCAAGGATAATTCCATCTACAATGACTTCTCCATTTTCATCCTCAAACATAGACAATTTTACTTTCTCATCAAACATGACAATGATTCCTCACActccattttcttcttcttcttcttcatgttTGTTTGATGTTTACCAAAATGGTCTTATGGGAATAATGAAAAGTGAGATGAACATGGATTTTAGCAATGACTTCCATGGAAAAACCTTATTACCTTCTCATGAAGTTCAAGTTGGATCTTCTAATAatgaaatcaaagaaaataataaaaaggaaagtaattataaagagaaGAAAATAAGAAGGCATAGATATGCATTTCATACAAGAGCTCAAGTTGATATTCTTGATGATGGTTATCGTTGGAGAAAATATGGCCAAAAAGCTgtcaaaaacaacaaatttcctaggtatttttattgttttctcatttctatattattaattactatTTACTCATCCATagatagaaaaaaaaagacaaaaggtAAAACTTTTTAGTTTGATTATTCTTCAGCTGAGCGTTTTATCGACTGCAACCTTCTTATCTCTTATGATAAGTACACGGTCTATTTACTATTGTCATTTCATCTTATCTTTTTCAATgatgatcataatttttatgagcGGACTATACTAAATACTGGGTATATATGATGATCgatttcatttataatttttaggtcAAATTAGGTTTTACCCTAAAATCTTTATGAGATATAGGGCTTTTATCTTTGGAATCATCGAGTAGGATATAATCTagcataaaataaataaaatcctAATAAAAGAAACAATTTTTTGTGATTGGGTTTATGGAACAAATAGGTCGGATTGTTAACCATTAATATCATATGTGACAAAAAAATTCGATTTTTCCTTAGTCTGAGTAAATATCACTTTTTAAGACCAGATATagatttgatttttacataactCTCTCTTCTATCTAGCATACCCTATAATATCAAAATCCTATCTACGTGTATTTTAGCTATTAGCAACAA
This Amaranthus tricolor cultivar Red isolate AtriRed21 chromosome 13, ASM2621246v1, whole genome shotgun sequence DNA region includes the following protein-coding sequences:
- the LOC130797926 gene encoding probable WRKY transcription factor 75 codes for the protein MTSPFSSSNIDNFTFSSNMTMIPHTPFSSSSSSCLFDVYQNGLMGIMKSEMNMDFSNDFHGKTLLPSHEVQVGSSNNEIKENNKKESNYKEKKIRRHRYAFHTRAQVDILDDGYRWRKYGQKAVKNNKFPRSYYRCTHGGCNVKKQVQRLTKDEEVVVTTYEGIHTHPVERSTDNFEHILKQMHIYVPP